A window of candidate division WOR-3 bacterium contains these coding sequences:
- a CDS encoding UDP-2,3-diacylglucosamine diphosphatase, whose protein sequence is MNRKHYFISDVHLGRKGKEEREKKILSFLEFIKRDASSLFILGDLFDFWWEYKTVIPKDNLEFFFRIRELIAQGVKIYYLPGNHDWTAGRFFSGLGVVVAREMEILLFEKPVFLIHGDFLDDSLLTNFSRFAYRFPISRFLFSLLHPNLGIPLARNFIGISGGTAWVKHLEKKFLKFAEEKIREGFFLVGLGHIHTPSLEKIGDGYYLNPGDWLFHFTYGVLDDKEGVKLEKWEG, encoded by the coding sequence GTGAATAGAAAGCATTACTTCATCTCCGATGTCCATTTGGGGAGGAAAGGGAAAGAAGAGCGGGAGAAGAAAATCCTCTCCTTTTTAGAGTTCATAAAGAGAGATGCCTCATCCCTTTTCATCCTCGGCGACCTCTTTGACTTCTGGTGGGAATATAAAACAGTAATCCCGAAGGATAACTTAGAATTTTTCTTTCGGATTAGGGAATTGATTGCCCAAGGGGTGAAGATTTATTACCTCCCCGGCAATCACGACTGGACAGCGGGTAGGTTTTTTTCCGGCTTGGGGGTAGTTGTGGCAAGGGAGATGGAGATTCTTCTCTTTGAGAAACCGGTCTTTTTAATCCACGGTGATTTTCTTGATGATTCCCTCTTAACTAATTTTTCCCGGTTTGCCTACCGCTTCCCCATCTCCCGTTTTCTCTTCTCCCTTCTCCATCCTAATCTTGGGATACCTCTGGCAAGGAACTTCATCGGCATTTCCGGGGGTACAGCCTGGGTGAAGCACTTAGAAAAGAAGTTTCTTAAATTTGCCGAAGAGAAGATAAGAGAAGGATTTTTCTTGGTGGGACTTGGCCATATCCATACACCCTCCTTAGAAAAGATTGGGGATGGCTATTACCTAAATCCTGGTGATTGGCTTTTCCATTTCACCTATGGGGTTTTAGATGATAAGGAAGGGGTGAAATTGGAAAAGTGGGAGGGTTAA
- a CDS encoding ABC transporter ATP-binding protein, with protein MFYGEEGLYAAEEVRKKKVKTSKLFRFLLPYFLKYRSRIILGGSLLLFSTLLSLVGPILLRRAIDVSIKNGDIRGLIHTATFYLFLSFFAFFVSYYQQIQLATVGEKATADVKKDLFTHILSLPLSFFDQNPTGKLLTRIESDTESLKMLFTVTGATLVTDFVMLLGMSAVMIKINYKLYLLIFILLPPFSYAFYWFQKKVRPVFLDIRKKVAEINNFLNENLNALSVVQAFNREGYATQKADNLNREKYKKEVEGMGLWYRIWFLVDFGEVLAMVLILGIGSLWALKGEMTIGTLFLFFNYIIRLFAPLRGLSDQLNVIQRSLASAERIYEILSLKGEGLEKGEKKLSPTSYPLILKNVNFSYEGDNLVLKEINLTIGEGEKVALVGETGSGKTSLISLLLRFYEPKSGEIYLGPYERKDFPIREWRKFFGLVPQDIILFPGSILDNLRLFDERIKEEEVIGATKRLKIHERILSFPEGYKTNLIERGINLSLGERQLLSFARALIFNPPILILDEATSSVDPETERLLQEGLKEILQGRTAIIIAHRLATIQMCDRIIFLHKGRIAEEGNHEELLQKRGLYYKLYRLQFVEVGV; from the coding sequence ATGTTCTACGGAGAAGAAGGTTTATACGCGGCGGAAGAGGTTCGGAAAAAGAAGGTGAAAACGAGTAAACTCTTCCGTTTCCTTTTACCCTATTTCCTCAAATACCGGAGTAGGATAATTCTGGGGGGAAGTCTTCTCCTCTTCTCCACCCTCCTCTCTCTGGTTGGTCCCATTCTTTTGCGGCGGGCGATTGATGTCTCTATTAAAAATGGCGATATCCGGGGTCTTATCCATACCGCAACCTTCTACCTCTTCCTTTCCTTTTTTGCCTTTTTTGTCTCCTATTACCAACAGATTCAACTTGCCACTGTCGGTGAGAAGGCGACTGCGGATGTGAAAAAGGACCTTTTCACCCACATCCTCTCCCTTCCCCTTTCCTTTTTTGACCAGAACCCAACCGGAAAACTCTTAACCCGGATTGAATCGGATACCGAGTCCTTAAAGATGCTCTTCACCGTCACCGGTGCCACCTTAGTGACGGATTTCGTGATGCTTTTGGGAATGAGCGCGGTAATGATTAAGATTAACTATAAACTATACCTCTTAATTTTTATCCTCCTTCCCCCTTTCTCTTATGCCTTCTATTGGTTTCAGAAAAAGGTCCGACCAGTTTTCCTTGATATAAGGAAGAAGGTGGCGGAGATTAATAACTTCTTAAATGAAAATCTTAACGCCCTTTCCGTAGTTCAGGCTTTTAATCGGGAAGGATATGCCACCCAGAAGGCGGATAACCTGAACCGGGAGAAGTATAAAAAGGAGGTGGAAGGGATGGGTTTATGGTATCGCATCTGGTTTTTAGTTGACTTCGGAGAAGTCTTGGCGATGGTTTTAATTTTAGGTATCGGTTCCCTCTGGGCATTAAAGGGAGAAATGACCATCGGCACCCTCTTTCTCTTCTTTAATTATATCATCCGGCTCTTCGCCCCTTTAAGAGGACTTTCCGACCAATTGAATGTCATCCAACGCTCCTTAGCCAGTGCCGAAAGGATTTACGAAATCCTCTCCTTAAAAGGAGAAGGTCTGGAGAAAGGAGAGAAGAAACTCTCCCCAACCTCTTACCCCCTCATCTTGAAGAATGTCAACTTCTCTTATGAAGGGGATAATCTCGTCCTGAAAGAGATTAATCTCACCATCGGAGAGGGGGAAAAGGTCGCCTTGGTGGGTGAGACCGGGAGCGGTAAGACCTCCCTCATCTCCCTCCTTCTCCGTTTTTACGAACCAAAGAGCGGGGAGATTTATCTCGGTCCCTACGAAAGGAAGGACTTCCCCATTAGGGAATGGCGAAAATTTTTTGGTCTCGTTCCCCAGGATATCATTCTCTTCCCTGGTTCAATCTTAGATAACCTTCGCCTCTTTGACGAGAGAATTAAGGAAGAGGAAGTGATCGGGGCTACCAAGAGACTAAAAATTCACGAAAGGATTCTTTCTTTTCCCGAAGGTTACAAGACGAACTTGATTGAGCGGGGGATAAACCTTTCACTTGGCGAAAGACAACTCCTCTCCTTTGCCCGGGCTTTAATCTTTAACCCCCCAATTCTCATTCTTGATGAAGCCACCTCCTCGGTTGATCCGGAAACTGAGCGGCTCTTACAGGAAGGCTTAAAAGAGATTTTGCAAGGGAGGACTGCTATTATCATCGCTCATCGCTTAGCGACCATCCAGATGTGCGACCGGATTATCTTCCTCCATAAAGGGAGGATTGCCGAAGAGGGAAATCACGAGGAACTGCTCCAAAAGAGAGGACTCTACTATAAACTCTACCGGTTGCAGTTTGTTGAGGTGGGAGTATGA